A genomic region of Xanthomonas campestris pv. phormiicola contains the following coding sequences:
- a CDS encoding rRNA pseudouridine synthase, producing the protein MAAAGEARHGLARTLSKLGLCSRTEAARWIAAGRVAVDGRTVTDPEFPILRGRHRLALDGVPLAATQRLYLMLNKPRGLVTTAQDEHGRDTVYRCFDGAGLPWLAPVGRLDKASEGLLLFCNDPQWAARVTDPASGPDKTYHVQVDALPDAALLARMCAGVVADGEPLRAKQVRLLRQGDKHAWLEVVLDEGRNRQIRRLLAELDLGVLRLVRVAIGGLALGELGKGAWRELSAAEVEGLVGRDSGQGTRDS; encoded by the coding sequence GTGGCCGCGGCTGGCGAGGCCCGCCACGGCCTGGCGCGGACCCTGTCCAAGCTCGGCCTGTGTTCGCGCACCGAGGCCGCGCGCTGGATCGCCGCCGGCCGCGTCGCGGTCGATGGCCGCACCGTCACCGATCCCGAATTCCCGATCCTGCGCGGCCGCCATCGGCTGGCGCTCGACGGCGTGCCGCTGGCCGCCACGCAGCGCCTGTACCTGATGCTCAACAAGCCGCGCGGCCTGGTCACCACCGCGCAGGACGAGCACGGCCGCGACACCGTCTACCGCTGTTTCGACGGCGCCGGGCTGCCCTGGCTGGCCCCGGTCGGGCGCCTGGACAAGGCCAGCGAGGGCCTGTTGCTGTTCTGCAACGATCCGCAGTGGGCGGCGCGGGTCACCGACCCGGCCAGCGGCCCGGACAAGACCTATCACGTGCAGGTCGATGCGCTGCCCGATGCGGCATTGCTGGCGCGCATGTGCGCCGGCGTGGTCGCCGACGGCGAGCCGCTGCGCGCCAAGCAGGTGCGGCTGTTGCGCCAGGGCGACAAGCACGCCTGGCTGGAAGTGGTGCTGGACGAGGGCCGCAACCGGCAGATCCGGCGCCTGCTCGCCGAACTCGATCTGGGCGTGCTGCGCCTGGTGCGGGTGGCGATCGGCGGGTTGGCGCTGGGCGAATTGGGCAAGGGCGCCTGGCGCGAGCTCAGTGCCGCCGAGGTGGAGGGATTGGTTGGTCGGGACTCGGGACAGGGGACTCGGGACTCGTAA
- a CDS encoding OmpA family protein gives MNKKILTAALLGGLAVAQAASAQEFDDRWYLTGSAGFNFQDNDRLTNDAPFVTLGLGKFVSPNWSIDGELNYQNPNFDKNQDLNWSQYGISFDLRRHFIQEGRGWNPYLLFGLGYQRSEEEFDTGGAVSPGQRKDGNFAAKAGVGLQTTFDKRVAVRAEVAYRADFDDQSVAAPSENWFGDVLASVGVVIPLGPPPAAPVAAPAPTAAPSCADLDDDGDGVNNCDDKCPTSQPGQTIGPDGCPVPVSIDLKGVNFDFNKSTLRPDAIAILSEATEILKRYPDLKVEVAGHTDSKGTDAYNQKLSERRATTVYDYLTKNGVDASRLVGPIGYGESRPIAPNTNPDGSDNPEGRAKNRRTELNVQN, from the coding sequence ATGAACAAGAAAATTCTCACCGCCGCGTTGCTGGGCGGTCTGGCCGTCGCCCAGGCAGCGTCCGCACAGGAATTCGACGATCGCTGGTACCTGACCGGTTCGGCCGGTTTCAACTTCCAGGACAACGACCGTCTGACCAACGACGCCCCGTTCGTCACCCTGGGCCTGGGCAAGTTCGTCAGCCCGAACTGGTCGATCGACGGTGAACTGAACTATCAGAACCCGAACTTCGACAAGAACCAGGACCTGAACTGGAGCCAGTACGGCATCTCGTTCGACCTGCGTCGCCACTTCATCCAGGAAGGCCGTGGCTGGAACCCGTACCTGCTGTTCGGTCTGGGCTACCAGCGTTCGGAAGAAGAGTTCGACACCGGCGGCGCCGTGTCCCCGGGCCAGCGCAAGGACGGCAACTTCGCCGCCAAGGCCGGCGTCGGCCTGCAGACCACCTTCGACAAGCGCGTTGCCGTGCGTGCCGAAGTGGCCTACCGCGCTGACTTCGACGACCAGAGCGTTGCCGCTCCGTCCGAGAACTGGTTCGGCGACGTGCTGGCCTCGGTCGGCGTCGTGATCCCGCTCGGCCCGCCGCCGGCTGCCCCGGTTGCCGCCCCGGCTCCGACCGCTGCCCCGAGCTGCGCGGACCTGGACGACGACGGTGACGGCGTCAACAACTGCGACGACAAGTGCCCGACCTCCCAGCCTGGCCAGACCATCGGTCCGGACGGTTGCCCGGTGCCGGTGTCGATCGACCTGAAGGGCGTGAACTTCGACTTCAACAAGTCGACCCTGCGTCCGGACGCGATCGCGATCCTGAGCGAAGCCACCGAGATCCTGAAGCGTTACCCCGACCTGAAGGTCGAGGTCGCCGGTCACACCGACTCGAAGGGTACCGACGCTTACAACCAGAAGCTGTCCGAGCGTCGTGCGACCACCGTGTACGACTACCTGACCAAGAACGGCGTGGACGCTTCGCGTCTGGTCGGTCCGATCGGTTACGGCGAGAGCCGCCCGATTGCGCCGAACACCAACCCGGATGGTTCGGACAACCCGGAAGGCCGTGCGAAGAACCGTCGTACCGAGCTGAACGTCCAGAACTAA
- a CDS encoding LysR family transcriptional regulator, with amino-acid sequence MDRIGDIALFLRVLDLGSISAAARSLDLSVAVASQRLQRLERDLGVRLLHRTTRRLHPTPEGLQLAEQGRALVEDLESLAGGLREAGRAAAGTLRVTTSASFGRQYVSPLLPQFMALHPQVRLSVHLSDNVVDLVSEGFDLAIRIGALRDSSLVARRLAGNRRVLCASPDYLRRHGEPETPADLAAHACLLLTGAEGRQDTWRLLGAEGEIAVRVNGPLESNFGEVLRDAALNGQGIALHSVWHVAEDLRHGRLRQVLPEYAIAETGIYAVMPQRRLVPPRVRAFVEFMQVHLADPPPWERMK; translated from the coding sequence ATGGACCGGATCGGCGACATCGCGCTGTTCCTGCGCGTGCTCGACCTGGGATCGATCAGCGCCGCGGCGCGCAGCCTGGACCTGTCGGTGGCGGTCGCCAGCCAGCGGCTGCAGCGGCTCGAGCGCGACCTCGGCGTGCGCCTGCTGCACCGGACCACGCGGCGCCTGCATCCCACGCCCGAAGGCCTGCAGCTGGCCGAGCAGGGACGCGCGCTGGTCGAGGACCTGGAGTCGCTGGCCGGCGGCCTGCGCGAAGCCGGCCGCGCCGCCGCCGGTACCTTGCGGGTGACCACGTCGGCCTCGTTCGGGCGCCAGTACGTGTCGCCGCTGCTGCCGCAGTTCATGGCCCTGCATCCGCAGGTACGGCTCAGCGTGCATCTGAGCGACAACGTGGTGGATCTGGTCAGCGAGGGCTTCGACCTGGCGATCCGGATCGGCGCGCTGCGCGATTCCAGCCTGGTGGCGCGACGCCTGGCCGGCAACCGCCGCGTGCTGTGCGCGTCTCCCGACTACCTGCGCCGCCACGGCGAACCGGAAACCCCCGCGGATCTGGCCGCGCACGCCTGCCTGCTGCTGACCGGCGCCGAAGGCCGCCAGGACACCTGGCGCCTGCTCGGCGCCGAAGGCGAGATCGCGGTCAGGGTGAACGGTCCGCTGGAGTCCAATTTCGGCGAGGTGCTGCGCGACGCGGCACTGAACGGGCAGGGCATCGCCCTGCATTCGGTGTGGCACGTGGCCGAAGACCTGCGCCACGGGCGCCTGCGCCAGGTCCTGCCGGAGTACGCGATCGCCGAGACCGGCATCTACGCGGTGATGCCGCAGCGCCGGCTGGTGCCGCCGCGGGTGCGCGCCTTCGTGGAGTTCATGCAGGTTCATCTGGCGGATCCTCCGCCCTGGGAGCGCATGAAGTGA
- a CDS encoding MFS transporter, whose protein sequence is MPPSPSPAAAPAPRLPLASFALTAGAFGIGTTEFVIMGLLLQVAADLQVSVPAAGLLISGYALGVFVGAPLLTVASRRWPRKRVLVALMLVFTAGNLACALAPDYATLMAARVVTSLAHGTFFGVGAVVATGLVAPQRKASAIATMFTGLTVATLLGVPAGAWLGLQYGWRATFWAVAAIGLLATVVIATLVPARDDGAAAPPLRAELQAVGRAPVLLGLATTVLGYAGVFTVYTYIQPILTRVTGLADSAVSPLLLVFGVGMIVGNVFGGRLADRQPRQALPLTLGLLALVLAALAFALHSAPAMVLVTGLLGVAAFATVAPLQLWVLGKAGDAGRHLASSLNIGAFNLGNALGAWLGGLVISHGGSLAQLPWAAALVTAAGLAVALLALRLSPAAAKTAPAAACAAGDAA, encoded by the coding sequence ATGCCTCCTTCCCCTTCGCCTGCCGCTGCGCCAGCGCCGCGGCTGCCGCTCGCCTCGTTCGCGCTGACCGCCGGCGCGTTCGGCATCGGCACCACCGAGTTCGTGATCATGGGCCTGCTGCTGCAGGTCGCCGCCGACCTGCAGGTCAGCGTGCCCGCGGCAGGGCTGTTGATTTCCGGCTACGCGCTGGGCGTGTTCGTCGGCGCGCCGCTGCTGACCGTGGCCAGCCGGCGTTGGCCGCGCAAGCGCGTGCTGGTGGCACTGATGCTGGTGTTCACCGCCGGCAACCTGGCCTGCGCGCTGGCGCCGGACTACGCCACGCTGATGGCGGCGCGGGTGGTCACCTCGCTGGCGCATGGCACCTTCTTCGGCGTCGGCGCGGTGGTCGCCACCGGCCTGGTGGCGCCGCAACGCAAGGCCTCGGCGATCGCCACCATGTTCACCGGGCTCACCGTGGCCACCCTGCTGGGGGTGCCGGCCGGCGCCTGGCTGGGACTGCAGTACGGCTGGCGCGCGACGTTCTGGGCGGTGGCCGCGATCGGCCTGCTCGCCACCGTGGTGATCGCCACGCTGGTGCCGGCCCGCGACGACGGCGCAGCGGCGCCGCCGCTGCGCGCCGAACTGCAGGCGGTCGGTCGCGCGCCGGTGCTGCTCGGGTTGGCGACGACGGTGCTCGGCTATGCCGGCGTGTTCACCGTCTACACCTACATCCAGCCGATCCTGACCCGGGTCACCGGCCTGGCCGACAGCGCGGTCTCGCCGCTGCTGCTGGTATTCGGCGTGGGCATGATCGTCGGCAACGTGTTCGGCGGGCGCCTGGCCGACCGCCAGCCGCGCCAGGCGCTGCCGCTGACCCTCGGCCTGTTGGCGCTGGTGCTGGCGGCGCTGGCCTTCGCACTGCACTCGGCGCCGGCGATGGTGCTGGTCACCGGCCTGCTCGGGGTGGCCGCGTTCGCCACGGTGGCGCCGCTGCAGCTGTGGGTGCTGGGCAAGGCCGGCGACGCCGGCCGGCACCTGGCGTCGAGCCTGAACATCGGCGCGTTCAACCTGGGCAATGCGCTGGGCGCCTGGCTCGGCGGGCTGGTGATCAGCCATGGCGGCAGCCTGGCGCAGTTGCCGTGGGCGGCGGCGCTGGTCACCGCGGCCGGCCTGGCGGTGGCGCTGCTGGCGCTGCGACTGTCGCCCGCAGCCGCAAAGACTGCGCCGGCGGCGGCATGCGCCGCGGGCGATGCGGCATGA
- a CDS encoding SGNH/GDSL hydrolase family protein: MSRRLRQAAVVGTLLGALAAPAGAAERDWIATWQASPQPLWAADFPFPTQTPFNLWRQTVRQVARISLGGESVRVELSNAYGSAPLQIGAAHLALAGEGAATVPGSDRELRFGGQRAVTIPPGAPVLSDPVALRVPDLARLSVSLYLPQPTAPSTFHWEGLQSAWLAAGERTADAALDDAAPLPVRLFVSGIQVRRADAAGAVVALGDSITDGAASTPGRDRRWPDQLATRLAAQRVAVLNAGISGGRVLRDRMGSNALARLDRDVLVQPGVRTLVLLIGINDISWYATPFAPDDAPVSAQELIAGYRQLLQRAQARGLRVIGATLTPFEGALPDTPIHGYYSADKERVRQQVNAWIRDGNGFDAIIDFDALLRDPAHPTRMLPAFDSGDHLHPGDAGYAAMAEAAARVLGDNANAYPAAASPR, translated from the coding sequence ATGAGCCGGCGCCTGCGCCAGGCCGCAGTGGTTGGCACCTTGCTGGGGGCGCTGGCAGCGCCGGCCGGGGCCGCCGAGCGCGACTGGATCGCGACCTGGCAGGCCAGTCCGCAGCCGCTGTGGGCGGCCGACTTCCCGTTCCCGACCCAGACTCCGTTCAACCTGTGGCGGCAGACCGTGCGCCAGGTGGCGCGAATCAGCCTGGGCGGCGAGTCGGTGCGCGTGGAACTGTCCAATGCCTACGGTAGCGCGCCGCTGCAGATCGGCGCCGCGCACCTGGCGCTGGCCGGCGAAGGCGCGGCGACCGTGCCCGGCTCGGACCGCGAGCTGCGCTTCGGCGGACAGCGCGCGGTGACCATTCCGCCTGGCGCACCGGTGCTCAGCGATCCGGTCGCGCTGCGCGTGCCGGACCTGGCCCGGCTCAGCGTCAGCCTGTACCTGCCGCAGCCGACGGCGCCGTCCACCTTCCATTGGGAAGGCTTGCAGAGCGCCTGGCTGGCCGCCGGCGAGCGCACCGCGGATGCGGCGCTGGACGACGCGGCGCCGCTGCCGGTGCGGCTGTTCGTCAGCGGCATCCAGGTGCGCCGCGCCGACGCCGCCGGCGCGGTGGTAGCGCTGGGCGATTCGATCACCGATGGTGCCGCGTCCACCCCGGGCCGCGACCGGCGCTGGCCGGACCAGTTGGCCACGCGGCTGGCGGCGCAGCGCGTGGCGGTGCTCAACGCCGGGATCTCCGGCGGCCGCGTGCTGCGCGACCGCATGGGCAGCAATGCGCTGGCGCGGCTGGACCGCGACGTGCTGGTGCAACCCGGCGTGCGCACCCTGGTGCTGCTGATCGGGATCAACGACATCAGCTGGTACGCCACGCCGTTCGCGCCGGACGATGCGCCGGTCTCCGCGCAGGAATTGATCGCCGGCTACCGCCAGCTGCTGCAGCGTGCGCAGGCGCGCGGCCTGCGCGTGATCGGCGCCACGCTCACCCCGTTCGAGGGCGCGCTGCCGGACACGCCGATCCACGGCTATTACAGCGCGGACAAGGAGCGCGTGCGCCAGCAGGTCAATGCGTGGATACGCGACGGCAACGGTTTCGATGCGATCATCGATTTCGACGCCCTGCTCCGCGACCCCGCGCACCCTACCCGCATGCTGCCCGCCTTCGATTCCGGCGATCACCTGCACCCCGGCGATGCCGGCTATGCCGCCATGGCCGAGGCCGCCGCGCGCGTGCTCGGCGACAACGCCAACGCCTATCCCGCCGCGGCCTCGCCACGCTGA